One window of the Gambusia affinis linkage group LG13, SWU_Gaff_1.0, whole genome shotgun sequence genome contains the following:
- the rgs17 gene encoding regulator of G-protein signaling 17 isoform X2, which produces MPHSVSGVEMRKRQAAHIEAPPQAPGQPRPNTCCLCWCGCCKCLWNEDRIERTERQTCTKMDSIEAAEEQRPSLEELLSWSRSFEMMLRSLEGREIFRDFLRSEYSEDNLLFWLACEELKKETSPSVVDEKARIIYEDYVSILSPKEVSLDSRVREGINQSLTEPSNTMYEEAQLQIYTLMHRDSFPRFLNSSVYRDLLDSRRRTCLDT; this is translated from the exons ATG CCCCACAGCGTGAGTGGAGTGGAGATGAGAAAAAGGCAGGCGGCTCACATCGAGGCCCCACCTCAGGCCCCTGGACAGCCTCGACCGAATACCTGCTGCCTCTGCTGGTGCGGCTGCTGCAAGTGTCTGTG GAATGAAGACAGAATTGAGAGGACCGAACGGCAGACCTGCACCAAGATGGACAGTATTGAAGCTGCTGAAGAACA ACGTCCCAGTTTAGAAGAGTTGCTGTCGTGGTCACGGAGCTTCGAGATGATGCTGCGCTCGCTGGAGGGCCGAGAGATCTTCCGAGACTTCCTGCGCTCCGAGTACAGCGAGGACAACCTGCTTTTCTGGTTGGCCTGCGAAGAGTTGAAAAAGGAGACCAGCCCCTCGGTGGTGGATGAGAAGGCCAGGATTATATACGAAGATTACGTCTCTATATTGTCGCCCAAAGAG GTGAGTCTGGACTCTCGGGTCAGAGAAGGAATAAACCAGAGCTTGACGGAGCCTAGCAACACGATGTACGAGGAGGCCCAGCTCCAGATCTACACCCTGATGCACCGGGACTCCTTCCCCCGTTTCCTCAACTCCTCCGTTTACAGAGACCTCCTGGACAGCAGGAGGCGCACCTGCCTCGACACCTAA
- the rgs17 gene encoding regulator of G-protein signaling 17 isoform X1, which yields MFQLCLFHACMKPHSVSGVEMRKRQAAHIEAPPQAPGQPRPNTCCLCWCGCCKCLWNEDRIERTERQTCTKMDSIEAAEEQRPSLEELLSWSRSFEMMLRSLEGREIFRDFLRSEYSEDNLLFWLACEELKKETSPSVVDEKARIIYEDYVSILSPKEVSLDSRVREGINQSLTEPSNTMYEEAQLQIYTLMHRDSFPRFLNSSVYRDLLDSRRRTCLDT from the exons ATGTTTCAACTGTGTTTGTTCCATGCATGCATGAAGCCCCACAGCGTGAGTGGAGTGGAGATGAGAAAAAGGCAGGCGGCTCACATCGAGGCCCCACCTCAGGCCCCTGGACAGCCTCGACCGAATACCTGCTGCCTCTGCTGGTGCGGCTGCTGCAAGTGTCTGTG GAATGAAGACAGAATTGAGAGGACCGAACGGCAGACCTGCACCAAGATGGACAGTATTGAAGCTGCTGAAGAACA ACGTCCCAGTTTAGAAGAGTTGCTGTCGTGGTCACGGAGCTTCGAGATGATGCTGCGCTCGCTGGAGGGCCGAGAGATCTTCCGAGACTTCCTGCGCTCCGAGTACAGCGAGGACAACCTGCTTTTCTGGTTGGCCTGCGAAGAGTTGAAAAAGGAGACCAGCCCCTCGGTGGTGGATGAGAAGGCCAGGATTATATACGAAGATTACGTCTCTATATTGTCGCCCAAAGAG GTGAGTCTGGACTCTCGGGTCAGAGAAGGAATAAACCAGAGCTTGACGGAGCCTAGCAACACGATGTACGAGGAGGCCCAGCTCCAGATCTACACCCTGATGCACCGGGACTCCTTCCCCCGTTTCCTCAACTCCTCCGTTTACAGAGACCTCCTGGACAGCAGGAGGCGCACCTGCCTCGACACCTAA